In Rhodamnia argentea isolate NSW1041297 chromosome 5, ASM2092103v1, whole genome shotgun sequence, the DNA window TCAAATCTGATACCTTGGTAAACTTATGGAATGACCAGCATGCATTTTTGCAGTTTTTAACATGCAATTTAACTGCCACCGTGATCGACTTCATATAGTTCTAGTGTAACCAAGCAGTCATTTTTGCAATCCTCATCTTTTTACACACTAATTTTGAATGCCATTTCATGATCCTCATCTAATAAGGTATGTTGCAGGAAAATGAAGTTCATAAGCTCCCAAACTTGAAGGACGACTGTTTTGTGCTagtctcttgtttttttttttttttttctttcttacgaGAAACTAGAGCTTACTCTAAtgtatcttttcattttcctcgaaGAGTGCTGGTTTCTTGAGAGTTGCTTCCAAGGTGTTTATCTTTGCATTTTCTCGAGGAGTGCTGGTTTTACTGGAGTTGCTTCCAGTGTGTGTTGCATTCTTCAAAGAACTTTTCTGTAGCTTACTGTCCTGGCTCTAGCTTTGCAACATGCTGGGCTAGGCGGGGCGtatttttttgtacattttggttttcttttctatgcaCGAGCAAAGAAATTGTGTTTGCCCCCTTTGTGTGTTTAGGACCTTAACGCCATCTAGTTGCTCCCTCAATTTGTAAGTCCACTCTAATGGGTTTCCTCTATCACTACAAATGGCAAGTGAAAGAATCGATTTCATGGATTATGTCAAAGTTAACTCATAGTGAAATTCTGGCAAACTTAACTCCAAGTAAAATCAGAGGATTCTTATCGGTTAGTGAGTCATTAATACCAAACTAATCAAGTGAACTATCCAATCTAAAACTCTAGCTTGAGAAGTCAAGTATTACTCATCTCTATTTGCTCTTGTCAAAGTCGTCTAATATTCTTCAATCTCAATCTCAAAATTACTAATTCCCTTGAAGCCCTATTGAACTGATCAACTCGTGTTAATGACCCTTAGTTACTAAAAACCCCACCCCCTTAAGAACACGAGAATCATATGGTCGTGTGTTATATATCAATGGCATGGCATCATCGTGTTTAACATACAACTATTTTGTAGACCTATGTACTTATGCTTCATATATGCAAGAGAAAATGTCATAAATATGTTAGCATATTGGTTGTTGAAATGAAGTTATTAGAGCCTATTGATGTTGTAGCTCCTCTCTTTATGAAATATGAAGAAGCCTCTCTTACTGTGACCAAATTGATGCTTGTTTCAAAGCAATGAGCAAACTAGTTGTAGCATTGGAAAACTTCCTTTTTAGGTGAAGATGGGAAATTTAGGTGCTTGTATTGCAATTGTCATATCATAGGATTTAACAAGGTAAAGAATACAAATCATCGAGAATATATGCTAACTCATGGTACCAAGCGATTATTGGTACACAAATTAAAAAGCATGACGGGTCACCGTAACTACTTTGGCGTCGACCTATCTGATCTCAACTTTGGGAATTACCATACGTTACTTTAAGATCATGAAACGGTGAAGGAGAAGCAAGGCAGGCTGGTTGGAAGATTTTGCTATACATAGTTTCGGTAAGGTACAATAGGACTCATAAGTAGCTTATCCGTATGGGTGattgaagaaacaaaatggGTATATTCATGCAAAGCATCTACATATTGGCTGATAGAATGCATTCCAGGCTCTAGACGCCGTCCCTCAACATTTACCGTGCTTTAGAATGGCCATGATTTTGTTTTCAGCCCATGGAGTGCATTAGCCTAGGAAATCAAAGATCTAGAATGGGAGCGTCCACTATAAACACAAATGTTCACGTTCTTCTCTTCGAAGGCACGATTTTGGTTTCAGCCAATGGAGTGCATTGGACATAAAATTTCAATGACATGCTTTATAATGTAGCATATTCTTTTTCCTACGATTCATTCATATCTTTGTGGTCTTATATGGAACTTAGCTCATGACTTGAGATTAGAAGTTCCTGAAAAATTGCCAATCCGCGAGTTTCTAGCATTCAATCACATAATTTCTATTTTCATCCCTAACATCTTCTTGAAGACTGTGAGAATGAATTTTTATGTATATCCTCTTGATATAGATAGATATGTGATTCACTAGGAGCGATTTTGGTAGAATTATCTGGTTCATTAATGTGGTTCTAGTCATTTGGTGAGCTTCTAGATGATAAGAGTTATTAGCATTTTCCCAGATGCAAAGATCTTGTAATTTGGAGTCTTGGTCTACATTCCTTTCCAGCACAAGGAACTTTTGGCTTTGTTTACTGATGCTTCGCAAATCTTCTTATTGGAGGCTCATCATACTCTATATTTAACCAGTATCTTGGGTCAAATGTTCTATCTTGGCCTTCTTATAATGCTTTTATTTCTTCAATGACTTACATTTGTCAGTTGGAAGTACTGCATGCTGCTGATTTAGGCCATTTGATAACGTCACATTGTCTATTGTCCTTATAAAGAAAAGTGGTTTTTGAGTGTACTTGTCTTTATTGTGCTGTTCTGCCTTTGACTCTGCTTGGTTTTGACTAGGATGAGCCGTTTAATGACCTGACTATTTAGGAGGGTCGGGGGGACATTGGAGCCACAGCTCATGCGTCGGTTTACCGAAATCATATCCCCTATGCCACTTCCTTAGTAAATGCGATAAATTAGTAAGCTTGGTTTCCTTGGTTGGGATAGCTAGTACTAAACTCTAGTAGCTTAACCTTTATATTTAGATGAGGCAATGAGATGGTTTTATGGTTGTGGAGGCTATCATCATTGCGGAGTAGTCAGTAGATAGTCTTTCACAATAAAGTAATAGATGTAACTGCCAAATCAAAGTGGTGAATGGGTGTGAAAGGCATGGGAAGGTTTTCAGGAGCGTAGCCTTATTCAAACATCATAACGTATGGCCCACTTCCTACAATCCGACCTGAGGGTGTAGATGTCATGATACAAGTAAGCAAATAGTAGTAGCGCGTTGAGGTGGGAGCCAGCTAGTCTTGATATGAGTATCCATATTAAGTTATGGCACGTGTTTGTTGTCTTCTTGTGTGTAACCAGTGAAGGATAGTTCTTTACGTAAATGCCCATGCTGATGTTATTATTGGCATGTTTGGCCAGAATTGCTTGCTGCATGCTGCAAATGCCTGGTTTAGTATCTTGTATTGATCTGAATATCTATTTTGTCTGAGAAGAGTTGTTTTATGCTTTCCACATAGGTATGTCGAAACATTCTCTTTCCTTGATTCGACGCTTGACTTGAAGGCAGCTGGAGACAATGTTTAGTACTAATGGTCCTTTAGATAGCCtgctttttttatatatatctaGAGCTATCTGTACATTAATACAATCTGCTTCAAGAGCATCGATTGGCAATTCTGGTGGCTCTTTTCCCAATTTAAATGAAATATggtggtttctttcttttttttctttttttcttggataACACTTCGTTTAGGCTTCATCCATAAGATTGCGTTTAGGCTTAGCCAAGCACAGATACATACACGACGCATGTATATTTAGGCCAGCATCAGAAACATTATGGATTGCGTGCCAAGTCCATTGACTTGTTCTATAGATTGGACAAAATACTTAATAATAGATGTGGGCCGATAAGATTTGGTCAAATAGAATGTTTGTGATTGTAGATGCCAGCATACTCTTCGAGAAATTTACGTCATAGCTTCTCCAGTAGTTGCCTCCTTTATCTGCTCAAGGATGAACTATAGGGGAAACCCTCTTTCCTTGTTTGGGAATATGATGACCCTCTTTCCTTGTTTGGGAATACAATGTTATTTCGGCGCCACTATTTAATTGACAAGTAATGTTGGTTGAAGATTCGTAGACATCTACATTGTTCCTTTAAGTGCCTCACTTCAGACGTTATCATCTTCAATTGCCACATGATGAGTGATTAATTCTTTCACTAGTAGACTTGTTTTGTTCATGTTTACTCTATTTGTTTAGGTTTTGCTTTGACAACATTTATACTCGTGATGTTCACTGGCGTTTTGCTTGTTACAGAAGAGGAGGACCAAATTATCATGATGGCTCATCAAATCCATGGGAACAATTGGAAATCGATTTCAAAGATGCTACCAGGTAGGACAGGTTATGCAATTAAGAATCACTGGAATGTCAGTTTGAAAAACAAGCAGGCGGAGCAAAGACGTCCCGAATTAGGTGCCAGCGACATGACAGCAGTTCAAATCCTGACGGAAATGAAGGCATCCACTCAAAAGGCACTGTCCTTCAGAGATGTGGGGATGAGTGGAAACCGAGAGGAAGGAGATAGTGGACATTATCATGGACATCAGAACTATGAAGATCAAGCACTTCAAGCCAAAGGAGGTTTTCTTGCTGCTGAGACAAGGGAAAACCCTCCTGTCCTTCGTCCAAAGGCAGGTTATGGCGCATTTAGTGTTTATTACCCTCCAAGTGGTGGTCCTGGAAATAGTTCTGGTGCTTCGACTGTGGTGCCCCTCCAGGGACCTCTGGCACAGGCTCTGGGGTCAGAGTTTGGTGtccaccattttcttgaacatgCCCATGGGGAGCCTTTGATTCCTCACCAATGTGGCCATGGTTGCTATTCAGGTCAAAATGGACCAGATGGTGGAAGCTCCTTGTTGGGGCCTGATTTCATTGATTACATTGAgccttcctcctcctcgcgCCAAGAGCTGATGTCTATAGCAGCAGACTTAAGCCAGATTGCATGGACTCAAAATGACCCTGGCTATGTCAGTACTGGGATGCCAAGCATGGAGATGCGGCAGCCAACCCGTCCAAGCGAGAGAGATTCTGCTGCATTTGCTACTGAAGCATCAGGACAGGAAAATAAGAATGATCCCAGTGGCAAGTTGAAGGGTGTGAAGCAGTAATATATCGGTCGCCGAGCCAGATTTTGTGGTGCCAGCTCAAGTTGAATGTTCCTGTTAACatcacttctttctttctttcctttttaacaTTCTGAATAGGACTTCTCATGACAATGGATGTGTATCGCTCGCCTGAGAATTGAAGGCAATCATTTGACGTTCCATTGGATCATTGTTAATTACGTTGTATCGGATTCTTATTTAGTGTCCATCAATGTCCTTGATTTGCTATTTCTGTCTACATAATGTTGGAGTTATGTAGACAGATTCTGCTGCATTTGCTACTGAAGCATCAGGACAGGAAAATAAGAATGATCCCAGTGGCAAGTTGAAGGGTGCGAAGCAGTTATATATTGGGTGACAAGCCGGATTTTGTGGTGCCAGCTCAAGTTGAATATTTCTGTTAAACGCAtcacttctttctctctttctttctttcctttaaaCATTCTGAACGGGACATTGCATGACAATGGATGTGTTTTGCCCGCCTGAGAGTTGACGGTGTTAATTTGATGTTCGATTGGATCATTGTTGATTATGTTGTATTGGATTCCTTTTACTGTCCATCTAATGTCCTTGATTCGCTATTTCTGTCTACATAAAGTTGGAGTTATGTAGAGAGATTCTGCTGCAAGCGGGAGATTCTGCTGCATTTGCTACTGAAGCATCAGGACAGGAAACTAAGAATGATCCCAGTGGCAAGTTGAAGGGTGTGAAGCAGTAATATATAGGGTGCCGAGCCGGACTTTGTGGTGCTAGCTCAAGTTTAATGTTTCTGTTAAATGCATCacttatttctttctttccttcctttttatcATTCTGAGGGACGTTGCATGACAATGGAGTCGGTGACTCCATGTGATTTGTCCGCCTGAGAATTGACAACAATAATCTGATGTTCCGTTGCATCATTGTCAATTATGTTGTGTTGGATTCTTTTTGTCCTGTCCATCTAATGTCCTTGATTCGCTATTGCTGTCTGCATAATGCTTGAATTGCAGCATTTCAATCTGTGGGGGCAATTTCGCaacttttcaaaatgcaagtttTCTTGACTGATGAAGTTCAAACTCTATTGTATGGGGATGGTCTTTTCATCGGCTTGAAGATCTGATGAACAAAGATTCCGTGGCTGATTAGTGTTAAGATaagaaaggaggagaagaagaaagaaatctcaTGATGTGTGTGAAATAGTCAGCAAAACCATGCCAGTGGGAACTTTAGATTGGTTGGTTAAGAAGCATCTGGCTCATGATTTTGATGCTAGTGAGTAGTGACTGGGAAGTACTTGTGAAAACAGAACAATTCATTTCTGGTGACTTGATGGGCACATCATATGTCCACAACAAaaccaaaagcttaaaccaaaCCACCCAAAACTACTAAAGCTGATAAACAAGCCGGAAAATGTCCATCGTGTGAATTCAGGCGGCCATACCTGACCCATGCTCCTGCTGTAGACAGGAATAGGAATGTCTTCAAAGAAACGGGTGTCACCTGAGATCGCAGCTGCGGTTTATGCTGACGATTCGTAGATCGCAGCTGCGGTTTATGCTGACGATTCGTTAGAGCCGAAGACGAACGATTCAGATGCTAAGATATGATTGGCCAATCCATCCAGGGATCGGAACGAAGACCCTCCTTGCCGCAAACAACTATCCGCCTTCTCCTTTAATTGTGCTGCCCTCTCTCTTACCTCTTCCCGTTCTTTCTCCACCAGCAGCTTTCGGATAGCCTCTGCAATCTTCCTTCTCTCCAGCCCGTTGTTCAAGTGCAGTCCTACTCTCCAAACGTCACTCACAAATCTCGCATTGACCTTTTGGTCCGAGAAACAGGGCATGCATATCATCGGAACCCCTTCAGAAATGCTCTCAAGAGTCGAGTTCCATCCGTTGTGAGTCCAAAACGCTCCGACAGCCCGGTGAGCCAGCACTTCTTGTTGAGGAGCCCATGTCACAATCTTCCCCCTCTCCTCTAAAGCCGCCAGAAAGCAACTGGGCAACTTCTCTAGAGCTTCCGAGCCGTGCACTGACCCCGGTCGAACCACCCACAAGAACGGCTGCTGGCTATCGGCTAGACCTAAAGCTATTTCGGAATATTCCGACTCGCTCACGGCGGCGATGCTTCCGAAGCTCACGTAGACCACTGAGTTAGGGGCTTGTTTGTCTAGCCAGGAAATGCAACTCTGGTCTTCCGCCAAGAGACTACCCGAAGAAGATGAACTGCATTTATGAAATGGGCCGATTGGGAAAATTGCGATCGGATATTCTTGGCGGAGTAAAGAAAGAGCAGGCTGCTCGAGGTCTTCGAATGTGTTCAGGATGACTCCTGCAGAGTCCCTGAGTCCCTCAATCATGTCACTCAGAAGCTGGTCGAGCTGTTTGGGTTCCGCAGTGTTGATTCCTGGAAGGTCCTTCACTTGTAATGGCGGAAACTCGGCCACGGGATCTTCTAGTCGACATTCTGATATGCAGAGAGCCAGAAAGAAAACTGTCATTCTCACTTCAGTGGCAAAGTGCTGCTAATAAGAGAATACAATCATCATATCTCGTATATTGCAATCAGCCAGGGAATGCCCAGTATATGTCAGGAACAGAAGCTCAAAGCATCAATCCTAGAGACAAGAAAACTGTCATACCTTCTATTGGGAGGTACCCTCTTTCCCTGAGCAGCCGAAACCTGGCGAAAACACGAAGCGACGTGGCACCGCCGGTCCGTAACACCATCCTGCGCACTCCTGCCCTTTCCGCCACATCCCGTGTGAACCCGAACAGGGCGTCCACTATCAGGCACGTGATCGGCGTGTCCGGGGATGACGCTTCTTCTCTCAAGCGTTCCTCGAAGGGAGCAGCGCACCTGGCATTGATGAGCGCCATCAAGCGGACCAAGTCTGATGTGGAGACCTCTGACTGGCCAAGGCCGTCGCCGATGGAGCGAAAGGCGAAGTGGGGGTGTGAGGACGGATCGGGAGCGTTCAAGTCGGTGTGCAGGATGGTGATGGAGAAGCCTCGGTTGTGGAGGATCTGAGCCAGTTGGAGCATTGGGTTGATGTGGCCCTGGAACGGCACAGGGAAGAGGACGAGACGGCGGTTGTTTCTTTGATTCATTTTGGATTGAGTTTGTGTCGGGTCACAGTGACACACTCGAAAGCTTGTAGCTTTGGATTGAATTTGATTCGAGGTTGGTCATACAAAGAAACTGGGATAGATGCAGGCAATGGGTTTCTGCAGATTTGGGAACTCTTGACTGCAACTATGTTCATCGAAGTTAGgaacattgaatattttatcAGGTCATATGAAGACTGCTGACTGGAATGGAGTGGATGAAGACAAATTTGAGAAATTGATGCGATCTGGTTAGCGTCTTAAAAAGTTTCGTAAAGGATCGGGCATTGCACCAAGCACCAGCCGACATCAATGGCAGTGTCGTCCTCGTGGTCAGTGAATGCCCTGCTTCTACGAAGTTGCCCATTGCTCAACCTCCATTCTAGACTAGCCTTAATTGCTTTCTTGCTTCTTCTCTTTGGGCCCATAAGTATTCAATGCAATAAAAACAGGTCAAAATTGGTTGAGAATGCAAGCCCACCGTTCAAGTGCAGTCCAACCCTCTAAGCATCGCTCACATACCTTGCGTTCACTCCGTGATCGGCAAAACGAGGCATGCACAACATCGGCACTCCTTCACTTATGCTTTCCACAGTTGAGTTCCAACCCCCGTGTGTCCAAAATGCTCCCACAGCAGGATGAGCCAACACTTCCATTTGAGGTGCCcatttcaccatcttccctctCCCTTCTAGGGCCTCGAGGAAGTGGCTCGTTGACTTCTCTAGCCACTCCGGATCGCGGACCGACCTTGGCCAGACCACTCACAAGAAGGGCTGGTCCGAGTCGGCTAGGCCTAGCTCGATCTCCGAGATTTCTGCCTCGCTCACGACCGCCACGCTCCCAAAGCTCATATAGATCACGGACTTGAGTGGCTGCCCGTCTAGCCAGGAGATGCAGCTTCTGTCTTCTGCTGTTAAGCTGCTCGATGAAGATGTCAGGCAGCATTTGTGGAATGGACCGATCAGAAAAACCGGGACCGACAAAACTTCCTGAGCCAACGTGAGAGCAGGGTGCTCGAGCTCTTCGAACGTGTTGCAGATGACCCCGGAAGAGCTCTTGATTACCTTAGTCAGGTTATCAAATAATCGGAACATCATCTGGGACTTGATTACAGGGATGTCTCGCACTAGTAACGGTGGAAACTCCATGACCTCTTCGGATTGTGAACCTGGTACCCTTAAACTGCATATTTGATTGTCCATTTCTAGTCAGGAATCAGGATGATAAGATAagatatgaaattaaaaaatttaaccaTATCGTATTCACTATTAATCAATATACTTTTAATGTCGAATCAGGATAAACTAGGACAGAAATAAAATATTGGGTCGAACTCTTCTTTGATGTCAAGGTAAAAGTTAGAAATAATCATCGACTCTCGAGAAAGGATAAAAGAATGGAACCTATTCTGAGACATACAATGCATTCCAGACGTATGATTATTACGCTTCAACCGGATTATTCTATTCCACCtcttagaaagaaaagaacttaaatATAAATTCTTAATATTAATAGCATGGCGATACATTTATACAAAAATTTTATCCCAAACACGCGCAATAGAACTGTAGACAGTCAAGTGAAATCCAATAAACGAAAATGGACAGACTTTTTTACTCGGTAGAgcataaatctaaaaaaaattgaaaaaaggcccattcaagaacaagaaaatgacaTCATGATTTGGATTAGATCCATCAACAAAGTGAATCGCCGTAATAAAGCCAAATATATTCATATCTCATCCTATTCATTCCAGATTAAACTTCAATATAAACCATAACAtaacgaaagaaaaatttttgctctctttttgttttcatatACGCGTTTGCAATTTTCGTAAAATTTTACCCTGaactaaaaaactacaaaaagaGTCATAATAAAACTTCAAAATATTCTAAAGATACATAAGAGCGAGATGGAGATGTTAgtggttttaaatttttattttttatggagaTGCAATGGACTGGAAGGCGAAATGAGGCTGGTAGCACGAATCTGGGTGCATTGAAGTTGGGGTCGAGGTTGGTAAAATACGGTCATGTAGACTATGAAGTCTATTCATGTATTTCACAAGAGATGCCATGAATAGACAGCACAATACGAATCATTCATCGGTTCAGACACATCTTGAATCAAATTCGTCACCAGAAGATGACCTTGGATGTTAGAAAAAGGACATGCCatagttcatttttattttataagagCATACTACATCCTCTCTATGCATCATAGATAACAAAACCCTGACTAGACTCACACACAGACTTTCATAAGTCTCGCACTGGGATGTTCTCCTCTTTATTTTATGCGCTATAAAGCCGTAGTATCTCCATCGCTCCGATGCAGAACCTCTCAACCGGTGATCGGAATGGGCTTCACGTCGGGCCTCACTGCCGCCGCCTTGGGCACAACCACCGTGAGGACGCCGTTCTCCATGGTCGCCTTCACCTGATCGACCCTCACGTCCTCAGGCAGGCGGAACCTCCTCGAGAACCGCCCGCTCCCCCTCTCCAACCTGTGCCACGTGTCCGTGAcctcctccttctccctccTCCGCTCCCCGCTGATGCTCAGCACCCTCCCTTCCTCGACCTCCACTCTCACCTCGTCCTTCCTCATCCCCGGCAGGTCCGCCTGGAACACGTGGGCCTCCGGCGTCTCCCTCCAGTCGATCCGCACGCTCGCGAACTGCGCGACCTCCCTCGACACGTCCGACCGGGGCACCGACAGGGCGGTCGACGGCGTGATCGACAAGTCCAGGAAGGGGTCCCAGATGTCGAGGGAGAAAGGATCGAAGACGCTCGTCC includes these proteins:
- the LOC115743812 gene encoding transcription factor MYB25-like — encoded protein: MLSRLVAAFGPVNWNAIAEMVPGRSGKSCRFHWFNHLDPRLKHEPFSEEEDQIIMMAHQIHGNNWKSISKMLPGRTGYAIKNHWNVSLKNKQAEQRRPELGASDMTAVQILTEMKASTQKALSFRDVGMSGNREEGDSGHYHGHQNYEDQALQAKGGFLAAETRENPPVLRPKAGYGAFSVYYPPSGGPGNSSGASTVVPLQGPLAQALGSEFGVHHFLEHAHGEPLIPHQCGHGCYSGQNGPDGGSSLLGPDFIDYIEPSSSSRQELMSIAADLSQIAWTQNDPGYVSTGMPSMEMRQPTRPSERDSAAFATEASGQENKNDPSGKLKGVKQ
- the LOC115743782 gene encoding UDP-glycosyltransferase 76F1-like isoform X1; protein product: MNQRNNRRLVLFPVPFQGHINPMLQLAQILHNRGFSITILHTDLNAPDPSSHPHFAFRSIGDGLGQSEVSTSDLVRLMALINARCAAPFEERLREEASSPDTPITCLIVDALFGFTRDVAERAGVRRMVLRTGGATSLRVFARFRLLRERGYLPIEVSECRLEDPVAEFPPLQVKDLPGINTAEPKQLDQLLSDMIEGLRDSAGVILNTFEDLEQPALSLLRQEYPIAIFPIGPFHKCSSSSSGSLLAEDQSCISWLDKQAPNSVVYVSFGSIAAVSESEYSEIALGLADSQQPFLWVVRPGSVHGSEALEKLPSCFLAALEERGKIVTWAPQQEVLAHRAVGAFWTHNGWNSTLESISEGVPMICMPCFSDQKVNARFVSDVWRVGLHLNNGLERRKIAEAIRKLLVEKEREEVRERAAQLKEKADSCLRQGGSSFRSLDGLANHILASESFVFGSNESSA
- the LOC115743782 gene encoding UDP-glycosyltransferase 76F1-like isoform X2; the protein is MNQRNNRRLVLFPVPFQGHINPMLQLAQILHNRGFSITILHTDLNAPDPSSHPHFAFRSIGDGLGQSEVSTSDLVRLMALINARCAAPFEERLREEASSPDTPITCLIVDALFGFTRDVAERAGVRRMVLRTGGATSLRVFARFRLLRERGYLPIEECRLEDPVAEFPPLQVKDLPGINTAEPKQLDQLLSDMIEGLRDSAGVILNTFEDLEQPALSLLRQEYPIAIFPIGPFHKCSSSSSGSLLAEDQSCISWLDKQAPNSVVYVSFGSIAAVSESEYSEIALGLADSQQPFLWVVRPGSVHGSEALEKLPSCFLAALEERGKIVTWAPQQEVLAHRAVGAFWTHNGWNSTLESISEGVPMICMPCFSDQKVNARFVSDVWRVGLHLNNGLERRKIAEAIRKLLVEKEREEVRERAAQLKEKADSCLRQGGSSFRSLDGLANHILASESFVFGSNESSA
- the LOC125315165 gene encoding UDP-glycosyltransferase 76C2-like, giving the protein MEFPPLLVRDIPVIKSQMMFRLFDNLTKVIKSSSGVICNTFEELEHPALTLAQEVLSVPVFLIGPFHKCCLTSSSSSLTAEDRSCISWLDGQPLKSVIYMSFGSVAVVSEAEISEIELGLADSDQPFL
- the LOC115743784 gene encoding 17.3 kDa class I heat shock protein-like, yielding MSLIPSDFFGGRRTSVFDPFSLDIWDPFLDLSITPSTALSVPRSDVSREVAQFASVRIDWRETPEAHVFQADLPGMRKDEVRVEVEEGRVLSISGERRREKEEVTDTWHRLERGSGRFSRRFRLPEDVRVDQVKATMENGVLTVVVPKAAAVRPDVKPIPITG